The Gossypium arboreum isolate Shixiya-1 chromosome 4, ASM2569848v2, whole genome shotgun sequence DNA segment taatcctgaattaattttaaaattaatctagaaataaaatactaaaaaaatctCCACATCTTGTATGTAGGATATCAGAGAATAAAAATGATATTCCATCATTGACAGAATAAATCTTCTTTAAAaaattctctttcttttctttggtgCTGAtggtttttataattttcttgaCAAAAAATTACAACTTTCTTTAAGAGGCTAGGCAATTTAAGGAATGGTGGGTTTAATTCTCACTTGGGACCtccatattttatttttcttgtatCCCAAGAGAATGAGATAGAATCgtgaaaaaaagtaaaaaagaagaagaagaagaatttgAGTGTTTCTTTAGCGAGAATGAGAcaaaattgtgaaataaaattCAGTATCATGATGATAAcatgttatgaaataaataataaaaaagaaaatagaagagcaAAAGAGAACAAGAAAtaggaaaacaaaagagaatgcaGTTAAGTGTCAGGGTACGTGTGATCGGCTTTAACAAATCTAGGTGTAGTTAGCCACACTTCTTCCGGTCAAGGCTTTAGGTGTGAGCAGTTCCCTCGACTTCACGAAGAGGTGTGTAACCATATGCCTTGTTTTGATAATCGGCTGAAAAGCCGAAAATATGGCGTATGATGCCATACGAGCGTGCGATCGCACGTGTAGTGAACCGAGCTCACAGAATATGGGCGTACGAcgaggaaggccaccatgagcgaattCGTGGGCTTAGGCCGTAGTGGGCCACTTGGGCCACGAAATGGGCCGAATAGGCTGAATGGGCCCATGGGCTCGTTTGTGTCAAATCAGCTACTAGCTAGAATatggttgggcttgtcatgtcacGTACATGGCATAGGCCGTTCTGGGCCATGTTGGGTCAGactgggccgtgtgggcctaatggtcttgtgggcccacacgaataaaatgtatgttatgtggtAAGTTTTGGACTGGGCAATGCTGTTCGTACAGCCGTGAATAGTTTTGGGTTAAATGAGCCGTATGGGCCCGTGGGCCTGCTGGGTAAATTTTGCTGTTAAGCGAaaagtagatagacttgtcatgtcgagCATACAActtaggttgttttgggcctcggtgggccgaaatgggccgtgtgggcccaataggctcttgggcccatacgggtaaaatCTGCGGTAAGTGACTATTAATGAATCGGGCTATGGCGTACACATAgccgtatctaaatttgggctaaatgggccacataagcgtgtgggcccacttgggttgagtaatgggccttaggcccacttGCACCGTTATGTCCGTTTAGGTTACTTAGGTCGCTCGAGGCGACAATAGACCCTCGGTTGGGTTGTGAagacccctggtttgtaaaattactgaaatacccccgggttgtaaaattaccgaaatacccctgactTGTaacattactgaaatacccctgatttgtaaaattattaaattacccctaatttgtaaaattactaaaatacccccgggttgtaaaattattgaaatacccttgatttgtgaaattaccaaaatacccctatagggtaggattatcgaaatacccctgtagggtaggattatcgaaatacccttgtagggtaggattatcgaaatacccttgtagggtaggattaccaaaataccctcgtagggtaaaatgaccgttttaccctaaagagtaaaatgactgttttgcccttgtgggtaaatgacaGGCTTGGGCTATGACTGATTTGACTGTGAATGTATGGCTAcgttttaattgacttgactgtgattgtatgactgatatgcttttaatatatgtttaaatgactgttactgagtatggccattctgcatacacgtgtaATAATTGaacatgacatacacgacatattgtatgtggttgggacattgatatggaggaagttctATTCTAATAGGGTGGCACAGGTcgcacgagacgactgtggacccaGTATAgatctgttaaggttgcacgggtagcACAAGACGATTGTGGAACGACAGACGGCTTAAAGTAGCGTAATCTGATTTTGGCTCTGTGCCAAACAAAAAATGGCTCTGTgtcatcttgactatggctttgtgccaaactTATTTAcccgtggctatgtgcctaacatacttattgatgactctgtgtcgatcatatttacccaaggCTGTGTGCCGATTATATTACCATTGCTTATGGCTATGTGCCAAACATAATATGAttaccgatggctttgtgccaattataataccgcTACTGAAGGCTTAGAGCCGCATATATACTAGTAGCTTTGCTGCTATttcggttagtgccgcaaccggtgctaacattggTGTGCTgggtgggtgggtcgattttatccccacgtaagtgtagggttggtatgggtggtgtgctggctggatTTAGGTGGGATGCATCCTCATACTGTTGCATATCTGTTTATGAGATTTGTCACtgcattgggcttaggcccacttgttctgttattggtttgggctaggcccaattgattctgttatgggctgtaACCCAAATGATATAGTAgtgggctttggcccacgtatgctctgaactggactgTATTGTTACTGTTAAAAGGGCTTTGGCCTGCATGCTTTTGGTTTCATTTCACGTATCTCGATCTTtgctctagtaaggggattacatactgagttttcataaactcaccccgtttattaactgtgaaggtaatccccagcattaggaggatcggtgctgcgagggactcgaagatggCCACACGACTGCCTTTGGACTTCATTTATGTTTTAGATtccgttttgggtttttaaattttgtaataaggccttttaaagttTCTAgattttaaatttgggttttatttactttGATTTATAACTGTTTTTAAACAACACTACGTTTCCACAACATTCTCGGAACGGTTTCGCAACTTAGTTTTTAACATCACGTTTTCGTAAATcaattacttttaaaattagcttccgcaacttaaaagaaattttgggaatagaattaataacttttcaatgtaccactatataaaataaactaacgcaactgggattttactcaagtttTTAAGTAAGAagtgttttcaatgaaaacatggctttcgaaaaacacttcaatgtgacacgtcagattcgggcctaacttctaggccgggtttggggtgttacacttttaatACTCGTGGGAACGATATTTTTGTTTACCGTAGCTATACTactaattgataggtgcacttgcctttgtcaGATTTTTGGTTGGTTTACGACTGCAATCCAAGAATTCAAATAATGAGAACCGAGCAGTAACTAAATAAGGTTTGCTAATTAGATGATGTTTAATATTGCATTTTTCATCTTttatagatatttaaaataatttattttaatttaataaaatgtcATGTCAACAATTTACATTTGGTTTAATGGAAAATAATGCCACATAATTAAAAAGGTTAGtgaaatgtaaaagttgaatcaaaatttaaatttgatgTATACAATTCGACCAAACTAAAGTTGGTGTATAACATTACAATTTGTATTataattcatgtataattttgatatttatctcttttaatattgaaaatttaaatttcaaaacattaaaattgattaaatttttttgaaatttttatttattaatggtCTCACCCGATTTGTTactataatattgaaattaattaatttagttcaatcttctctaaaattaaaaattttatttttatgtttacagATTAAAATCTAATCAAATAACTCAACTTACATAATTGTCTAATCTTGAATCTCCCAGAGAAAAGATTGTATGAAACCGTGATTTCATGTCATCTCTATTTCTTTCCAAGACAAATCAGATTCTTACTCCTGATTTTCGGCCTTTTCCTCttgaaaaaattcaaatccaactaaaaatgctaaaaatcaaGAGAAAAAATATGATTTGTCATTCTCTTATTGGAAAGGGATAGGAATGATGTGGAATCACAGTTTCATATAATTCATTCTCGAATCTCCCATACTAAGCTAAAAGCAAAGGAAAATAAATACTtgcaattaatcaaattaattaattttatcttccatgtcaaataaaacccaaaattattttCATCACTTTTTTACCCCAACGAAAAAcaagtaattaatttaattaattgcaatGTTTTTTAAATACTTTAACATGGAAGatttaagattatataataaaaaaattttaagtttagttgacaattattaaatatgaattaTTTGAGTTGATTTTGTTAAGAATGATTtagaaatgtaaaataaaatttcaaaatttagaaggaaattaaattaattaatatcaatattATAGTAATAAATCAATTGACATTATCAAGAgataaaaatttcaataatttatttattatgtttcaaatctaaaatttcaaaattaaaaagaaataaaattttcgacaatgaaataaataaatacaatataACAACTTTTAAATGCATTATTCTAGTTTTTTCAACTTTCACTtcaacacttaatttttaaaaaatttcgtaGTTTGCTTTAATTTGATGTTTTGATGCATTATTCTAGTTTTTACAGTTTTACATCAAAAGGGAAATAAATACCCAGTTGTGGCCATCCGATCAGGTTTGAACCAAATCCTAACGCATTTCCTGAGATTGTTGGAGGATATCTTGTATTAACAGTGTAATATTCATGTAAGAAGACCCCCCCACTTCAACTGCTTTATTCGCCTCATCACCTAATTCTTTGGCTCGTTTTCTCATCTCTTTTCCTTCATTTCCTTGCTCCATCAGTTTGTCTATTGCATTTTTAACATGTTCCGTGTTTAAAATGAACCCAGATTTCTCATCTCCCAGCATCGTAGGCTTGTTAGCCCCAAGGTTGACTCCAATTTTCAGTATTTGTACTGCAAGTTTCTCGTTGCAGAACTGGTCTCCCATGAATGGAAATGTTATCAAAGGGACACCAGCAGAAATGCCTTCGATTATTGAATTCCATCCACAATGAGTTAGGAAGCCTCCTATTGCTGGGTGTGACAAAATGAGTACTTGGGGAGCCCATCCCACAACCACAAGCCCTCTTCCTTTTGTTCTTTCTTCGAATTCATTCCTTTTAATCCACTTGTATACTTCGCTTGCCGTTGGATTATTTCCTCTTAGGACCCAAATGAATGGCTTGTTCGATGCCTCTAACCCCAATCCTAACTCTATCAGTTCTGGACACTTTATAGTGCCTATGCTCCCAAGGCAAGCATAGATTACAGAGCCGGGTTGTTGAGAATCAAGCCACTTCAAACACTTCTGCCCATCGATTGAAGTTTTGTTACCTCTTTCAGCCATATCCAACTCATCTTTGTGGCTGAGAGACACTGGACCAATACACCAAGCTTTCTTTTCCTTCCTGTACTCTTTGACATAAGCTGATTCCAGCTCTTCGAAGGTATTTATGACAACTCCATATGATGCTCGGTCAGCTTCCCACATCGGTTCAAAAATTTCCTTCCAGGATCCATCATTGTCAAGAGGCAACTGGACTCTAGTAAATTCCACCTTGTCGGTCAAACCAGGCACCGTGAAGTATTCAGAATCAGAGGTTACAGTCTCATTTATCTTTGAGGACTGTATATTCCGCAAACAAAGAAGACAGAAGCAAcaaaatccatggaaggatatccTTGGAACTTGGAACTTGGTAGCGATTTTGCGGGTGTAAAACAGGTTTATGTCTGAAATAATACAATTGGGGCGTGGTGTTAGCTTCTCAAATAATTTCAGCATTGCTTCTTCCATCTTGTTTGCGGCACTGACGAATTTGATCAAGTCCTCCATTGAATGCAACATGTCTATATTCTCAACCCCGTCTGGCAGTCCTACTTCTTTGCCAGGAAACTGGAGTTGCAGTAAACGTATGGGGAGCCCTGATTCAATGGCCCGGGCCACTGATTTTTGGACTCTGCCTGCATTGTAAGGTGTTGTAACTATAGTAACAGTCACGCCACGCTGCGCTAACAGTCGACCAATATCTACCATGGGGATCAAGTGTCCTTGAGCCATGAAAGGGATCAAGACAAAGTGACCTTGAGCCATTAAAGGAACCGTGGACGTGATCTGACAATAGAAGAGTGCCAAAATGTGTTATATAAGCAAAGTTTGGGGCTAATTTTTAGAATATGATAGTTGGCTGCTGATGTAAGAGAACACGTAACCATATTTTGTCCATTTTGGGTTGAAATGACAGAATCGTGGGGACCTTTCCGAAGTAAACTCTATTTCAGAATGAGTGGCCGAGTTTGCGGCCTAAAAGATAATATTACTTGGAGTCGAAGTCCTTGAAGATTCCAATCTAATGCTAATAATTAAAAGTACTTGGAGTCCAAGTCTGACTCGGAAGTTCTTGGAAATATCACCATGGGAGTGAGTGGTTAATTGGACTCACAAAATAATTGTCTTATAAAGTTATTTTTGTTAAATCATATTATTACTtacaatatatcataaaattttaacatgtgtatgtttttttatgtaatttataatgGTGTTTTGCAGATTTTTTTATAATAAgtttattaagtttattttatgcaataatttaatttacaatCTTACATAATGAGTCActggaaaatttaaaaatgtgaatttttttaagtttatcactatttttacaaattaaatatactattaaaattgaaataagtattttaaaatatatatttgttatgaatattttattaagtgtATGTTCctcatgatcaagataaaattttaatgtactttaaattctaatagttattagaattagaccTCTagttcttttatacttcttatgcctataaatagagacccTAATGAAGCATTGTAATAATATCCTTtttatcaataaagtacattcttgCTTTcgtattttctttgttctttattctctctatctctctttattttataacatgttatcAGCACGACGATTctctatttttttcaaaatctttcGAAGTCATcccattgatcaataaaatacattcTCTATTACTTCccatattttctttattctttagtCTCTCTATcactctttattttataacacagaTTAAATTCTTTTTCAACTTAAACTTTCACCCTTACAACTTCATCTTCGAGATGTTAAAAGATTCAATCTCAGAATGGATTATGGTTTTTATTCCCGATCTTTAATTTATTGTACAAGCATGGGTAAAGTATATATTTGTGCTCGTGATAATAGTCAAGGTGATGACGATGATGTTAAAAATCTTCAGGTATActttactatattttatttattatatcatgtttattataattagaGAATAATAATGACAACATGAATGGATAGACTAATTTAAAATCCACGCATGTTTgtgatggtgattatgaaataaaaaatcaatagaGGCATTTAAAAGTTTGTCCTACCAGATTTGTTACATTCCCTGAAGTAAatgcaaacataaagaaaataaaagatataataattatggaccactaaaagtgggaacatagtaataaataagagaacaatgagagttctcaagataactcttcaaagggtaaagataacttatgttatcaatgtgatatgaaatgtTATTGGCCACAAATGTGGtgtatgcccaaatattttgtttctattaatattctttgaggaatgatatgaaaatgtaataatgaattttataattatagatggaaaatatttatcttatttgtatCTGAAtcaaacaaatattattctaatatttgattgtacaaaattagttgaaagctccagaagagctaatatattaatatctaaaaagcacaaaatttgtgatggttaattCATTACTTTTAAAAGATATTTGTAATGAATCTCATATTGAGATTGCGAATgacaaaaatattatatttcatatgaataaaaaaaggattgggttattaatttatatttattttataatctttgtGATCTTTTTTGTCATCACCCCATTAAAGatttgaaagcaaaatatttgaaagaaaaatatttgaTTGTGAAAGATATACTTATAAGCAATAGAATATGATAATTTTATCTAAAGCCTATTATGGTTAGATGCACctaaagttgcaagtttttttaaaaagtgtgagtataactctacaatattcagaataagttctcaattaaaattacgtgaaaaaatattattgatgagaacttgcaagaaagaaaacttatgtatgaaaagtcattggttatgtacaTGTTGTACACTTGGAAAATAAGATCACTCTCTaagtttgctattaatagatttttggaCATTTGAAGATTTGGCATATTCCCTGAAGCAAATACtgcatataattatttgaaaattatatttattgacttagtggcattatagacttcacattgatttagacatttaaagtaataaatgtcacaatagtacttatatgtggatacaaattaaaaggaatgataataaaatcatcaaattgtttcaatttagtacaattgaaacacatgttaaagtaaaacagaagtttactaatacaaatgcatttactacttgaCATGATCAGTTAGACCAtcctggatcatatatgatgcTGAAATTAATAGAGAATTCATATGAACAATAATTAAAGAACCAagagattctttaatttaaagaattcttatttgtttcttgttctcgataaaaattgattcttaaaaactcactagctaaagttgataTTTGATATCTtacatttctgaaatgaatatgggcccattcatccaccatgtggatggttttgatattatatgattttggtagatgcatctacaaaataatcacttgcgttatcaactcgcaacctgtcgtttgcgagattgcttgtttaaatgattaatttcagattatgcaattaaaacaattcatcttgctaatgttggtgagtttacattccaagttttcaatgattattgcatgtcaattgggataaaagctgaacatcatgtagctcatgttcacacacaaaatgatttagctgaattgtttatcaaatgccGCAAACTAATAGCTaaatcattacttatgagaacaaaactttctatttcagcatgaggttgtattgatttacatgttgtacacatcaagccaataaattataaatactcccTATTACAATTGATTATTGGTAAaaagccaaatatttcccatttTACAATTTCTGGATGTGTGGTATATGTTCCAACtgctccaccacaacgcacaaagatgagTCATCATACGAGATTGGGGATCTATATTTATACAAGTCtccttataatatttttgagCTATTATTTCAATATTTAGTCATGACATGAGTTGTCagttttcccaacattagggAGAGAGAATAAAAAGCTGAATTAATAAAGTActtgaaatgaattatcaatgTCTAAGATCCTAGTACAAAGCAATGTGAACTAGAAGTTCAATAGataattcattttacaaatcaACTGTGAAATTCATTAAATCTCACACACCAACTAAAAATGCTCCAATACGAATTGGTATCCTAATATGGAAAATTATTAATGCAAAAGAAAGTAACTCATGCCTGAAGCGTGGAAGACTGGTtagttccaaagataaaaatccttGAAAAAAAAGGAGCAAACATTTAATATGATCATATAGTAGAGGCGAGGGTTTTCCTGAAGAGATCATATAGTAGAGGCGGGGGTTTGCTTGAAGAGATCCATGACATAACTAATTGTAAAACTCAAGAAGAGATTCAAGTACCTaaaagtgaaaatgaaaatgatgaaaataaagagatctcgataagttatgtcaatacgAGAAAAAGATGGAATCGAAAAAAATAGAACAGAAAAAAATGTAGTTGTCGACAACAAGTTTACTTATAATGTTGCTATtgaaataacaaaagaaaatgaggatctTGAGCCTAAATCTAATAAGGAATGTAAAAAATAGAAAAGATTTGCCAAAAATAGAAAGATACAATTCAAGCAGAATTGAATTCACTTTCTAAACATGAAGTTTTTGGACTTGTAATCCAAACACCTAAAGGTGTAAAGCCGGTAGGATATAAATGGGTATTTGTGCAAAAATGAAATGGAATTGATGAAGTCGTAAGATATAAAGCTTGActtgtagcacaaggattttcACAAAAGCCTGCATTGAAtatgaagagacatattctcctATGATGGATGCAATCATGTTTAGATATCTTATTAGTTTGGTAGTAcgtgaaaaacttgacatgcatCTAATGGATGTTTTTACAATCTATTAATATGGTATACTTGataatgaaatttatatgaaaatccctgAAGGATTTAAAATCCTAGAAGGATATAGAGCTTCTTGAGAAAATTGCTCgatcagattaaagaaaagtttatatggattaaaataaTCTAGAAGTATGTGGTACAATCATCTTAGTGAATACTTGTTAAAGGAATGTTACAAAAATGATCCAATTTGTCTATGTGTCTTTATAAAAAAGGTTTGGATCTGATTTTGTAGTAATTTttatttatgttgatgatctaaatattattggaactcctgaagagtttcaaaatacaataaattgtttaaaaaaaaaatttgagatgaaagatcttggaaaaACAATGTTTTATCTTGGCTTACAAATCGAGCATTTAAAAGATGAAATTCATGTTCATTAATCAACTTATATGGAAAAgatattaaagaaattttacatggatAAAACACACCCATTAAGTACTCCGATGGTTGTACGATCATTAAatgtgaataaagatcaatttcatCCTTTCGAGAATGATGAAAAGTTTCTTAGTCTTgaagtaccatatctaagtgCCATAGGAGTATTGATGTATCGCAAACAACACAAGACCTGATATAGCTTTCTTtgtaaacttgttagcaagatttagttcttctccaacatgtagacattggaatggaattaaacatgtaattagaTATCTCAGAGAAACCAttgatatggggttattttattcaaatgattcaaaatacCTATTAGTTGGCTATGCTGATACTGGATACTTATTAGATCTACACAAAGGTTGATCTCAAAcaagatatttatttacatgtggggGTACTGCCATATCATGGCATTTAACAAAGCAAATATTATCTGCCCCTTCCTCAAATCATGCaaaaataattgcaatgcatgaggcaagtcaagagtgtgtttggctaaggttatgGACCCAACATATCCAAaagatatgtaatttgcctttaTAGGAAAAGATGCCAACTATCTTATATAAAGATAATGTAGCATGTATAGCTCAATTGAAGGGTGGTTACATCAAAGGTAATAGAACAAAACATATTTCACGAAAATTATTCTTCACCTATGATCTTGAGAAAAGAGGTGATATAAATATTCAACAAATAtgttctagtgataatttagcagATATATTTATTAAGGCattgccaacttcaacatttgaaagactactACACAAGATTGGAATGCTCCAACTCAAATATGTAATGTATAATGTTGTCATTAGGGGGAGTCTAAAACAAgttgtactcttttcctttaaccaaaggttttgtcccattggatTTTCCTGGTAAAGGATTTTAATAAGGCAGCTTGTAATAGAAGATTGTGCACTCtttttcctttattaggtttttgtcccacagggtttttcctaataaggttttaacgaggcacattatctaccaatggacatccaagagggagtgttatgaatatcttattaagtggatgtccatcatgatcaagataaagttttgatgtactttaaattctaatagttattagaattagatatgTACGTCTTTTATACTTCttttgcctataaatagagaccttgatgaagcattgtaataaTCACTtttatcaataaagtacattctctattgcttttatattttctttgttatttattctttcaatctctctttattttata contains these protein-coding regions:
- the LOC108458452 gene encoding UDP-glycosyltransferase 73C12-like; translation: MAQGHFVLIPFMAQGHLIPMVDIGRLLAQRGVTVTIVTTPYNAGRVQKSVARAIESGLPIRLLQLQFPGKEVGLPDGVENIDMLHSMEDLIKFVSAANKMEEAMLKLFEKLTPRPNCIISDINLFYTRKIATKFQVPRISFHGFCCFCLLCLRNIQSSKINETVTSDSEYFTVPGLTDKVEFTRVQLPLDNDGSWKEIFEPMWEADRASYGVVINTFEELESAYVKEYRKEKKAWCIGPVSLSHKDELDMAERGNKTSIDGQKCLKWLDSQQPGSVIYACLGSIGTIKCPELIELGLGLEASNKPFIWVLRGNNPTASEVYKWIKRNEFEERTKGRGLVVVGWAPQVLILSHPAIGGFLTHCGWNSIIEGISAGVPLITFPFMGDQFCNEKLAVQILKIGVNLGANKPTMLGDEKSGFILNTEHVKNAIDKLMEQGNEGKEMRKRAKELGDEANKAVEVGGSSYMNITLLIQDILQQSQEMR